In Grus americana isolate bGruAme1 chromosome 19, bGruAme1.mat, whole genome shotgun sequence, the following are encoded in one genomic region:
- the SMG8 gene encoding nonsense-mediated mRNA decay factor SMG8: MTLSHCSWLVAKRCRGGSLAAPLPHPVLGSERRSRSHPRPRGGTERRSPRTDTPGRGCACAGAGAPPVSGRARCRRSGAMPLPAALPGAPAGAMGAAVGPMSLRELLLAATAAAEGGGAAAGPGAAAAGDEEVCVVGIFGKTALQLCSEKAALVSTVCDRQVFPLFEEEDPELVDGAPGQESELAAKDYNQLQAYYSQESRVLYLVLTSICDTPQLLRACGDLAAAENRETGPGHPSGGPAPLPHAEAHEFWKHQEKLHCLSLLYLFSVCHILLLVHPTCSFDITYDRVFRALDGLRQKVLPSLKAAIKDCPVGKEWKLNCRPCPPRLLFLFQLNGALKVDPLPGRGQDPCSHLEKPPPKKHSPKRRLQHALEDQIYRIFRKSRVLTNQSINCLFTVPANQAFVYIVAGGAQDGDDPVAMLLDQLRSNCTMRETDSLLAPTLSGPRRYQMMRHGRQQLSFHAESSSSSSSSSGQLVDCTLKEFLWQHVELVLSKKGFDDSVGRNPQPSHFELPTYQKWVAAALKLYEVTIEGKDDDPTSLTGELSSKIMGSIKVLEGYLDIDTKFSENRCQKALPMAHSAYQSNLPHNYTMTVHKNQLAQALRVYSQHARGPAFHKYAMQLNEDCYKFWSNGHQLCEERSLTDQHCVHKFHLLPKAGEKPEADRNPPVLYHNSRARSTGACNCGRKQAPRDDPFDIKAANYDFYQLLEEKCCGKLEHINFPVFQPSTPDPAPARDESSPAPPEGEIEKLKEKEPQTQGESTGLSLALSLGQSTGSLGTYPPDAQGGGDNAESHGQSGDSKSEKRPSLVDRQASTVEYLPGMLHSNCPKGLLPKFSSWSLVKLGPAKAYNFHTGLDQQGFIPGTNYLMPWDIVIRTRTEDEGDLDTNSWPAPNKAVPGKRSAVVMGRGRRRDDIARAFVGFEYEDARGRRFMCSGPDKVMKVMGGGPKESAIKALNSDMPLYILSSTQGRGLKPHYAQFMRLFVVVPDAPLQITLTPQVQPGPPPCPVFYPEKQEITLPSDGLWVLRFPYAYVTERGPCFPPKESQQLMSYKVLRGILKAITQ; this comes from the exons CCccggggcggggctgcgcatgcGCGGGAGCTGGGGCACCGCCCGTTTCCGGGCGGGCGCGGTGCCGGCGGAGCGGGGCCATGCCGCTGCCGGCCGCGCTGCCCGGGGCGCCGGCGGGAGCCATGGGGGCGGCCGTGGGGCCCATGAGCCTGCGGGAGCTGCTGCTAGCCGCCACGGCAGCCGCCGaggggggcggcgcggcggcggggccgggcgcggcgGCCGCAGGCGATGAGGAGGTGTGCGTGGTGGGCATCTTCGGGAAGACGGCGCTGCAGCTGTGCTCGGAGAAGGCGGCCCTGGTGAGCACCGTGTGCGACCGGCAGGTCTTCCCTCTCTTCGAGGAGGAGGACCCCGAGCTGGTGGATGGCGCCCCCGGGCAGGAGAGCGAGCTGGCGGCCAAGGACTACAACCAGCTGCAGGCGTACTACAGCCAGGAGAGCCGGGTGCTGTACCTGGTGCTCACCTCCATCTGCGACACGCCGCAGCTGCTGCGGGCCTGCGGGGACCTGGCGGCGGCCGAGAACAGGGAGACTGGGCCCGGCCACCCCTCCGGCGGCCCGGCCCCACTGCCACACGCCGAAGCCCACGAGTTCTGGAAGCACCAGGAGAAGCTGCACTGCCTGAGCCTCCTCTACCTCTTCTCCGTCTGCCAcatcctgctgctggtgcaTCCCACCTGTTCCTTTGACATCACCTACGACCGCGTCTTCAGGGCACTGGACGGGCTGCGGCAAAAGGTCCTGCCCTCCCTGAAGGCTGCCATCAAAGACTGCCCGGTCGGCAAGGAGTGGAAGCTCAACTGCAGGCCATGCCCTCCacgcctcctcttcctcttccagctCAACGGGGCGCTGAAGGTGGATCCCCTCCCAGGCAGAGGCCAGGACCCCTGCAGTCACCTGGAAAAGCCTCCCCCCAAGAAGCACTCCCCCAAGAGGAGGTTGCAGCATGCTCTGGAGGATCAGATCTACCGCATCTTCCGCAAGAGCAGGGTGCTAACCAACCAGAGCATCAACTGCCTGTTCACCGTGCCCGCTAACCAGGCTTTTGTGTACATTGTGGCTGGTGGGGCCCAGGATGGAGATGATCCAGTGGCCATGCTTCTTGACCAACTCAGGAGCAACTGCACCATGAGAGAGACTGACTCGCTGCTGGCTCCCACCCTGTCAGGACCCAGGAGGTATCAGATGATGCGGcatggcaggcagcagctgtccttccatgcagagagcagcagcagcagctccagctcctctgGACAGCTTGTAGACTGCACCCTCAAGGAGTTCTTGTGGCAGCATGTGGAGCTGGTGCTCAGCAAGAAGGGCTTCGATGACAGTGTGGGGAGGAACCCCCAGCCCTCTCACTTCGAGCTCCCAACCTACCAGAAGTGGGTTGCTGCAGCCTTAAAACTGTATGAAGTGACCATTGAAGGCAAAGATGATGACCCGACCTCTCTCACTGGGGAACTGAGCTCAAAAATCATGGGCAGCATCAAAGTCTTGGAAGGCTATTTAGATATAGACACCAAGTTCTCTGAAAACCGTTGCCAGAAAGCTCTCCCCATGGCCCATAGCGCCTATCAATCCAACCTGCCCCACAACTACACCATGACGGTCCATAAGAACCAGTTGGCACAGGCTTTGCGTGTGTACAGTCAGCACGCCCGTGGCCCGGCCTTCCATAAGTATGCCATGCAGCTAAATGAAGACTGTTACAAGTTCTGGAGCAATGGGCATCAGCTTTGCGAAGAGCGAAGCTTAACTGACCAGCACTGTGTGCATAAATTTCATCTGCTCCCAAAAGCAG gGGAAAAGCCAGAAGCAGACAGAAATCCTCCAGTTCTGTACCACAACAGCCGGGCTCGTTCCACTGGTGCCTGTAACTGTGGAAGGAAACAAGCTCCTCGGGATGACCCCTTTGATATCAAAGCAGCTAATTATGACTTTTACCAG ctgctggaagaaaaatgctgcgGAAAACTGGAGCACATCaactttcctgtgtttcagccaAGCACACCTGATCCGGCACCTGCTCGGGACGAGTCATCTCCTGCCCCTCCGGAAGGCGAGATTGagaaacttaaagaaaaagaacctCAGACTCAGGGGGAAAGCACAGGCCTGAGCTTAGCCCTCAGCCTGGGTCAGTCGACGGGCAGCTTGGGCACTTACCCACCTGACGCCCAAGGTGGAGGGGACAACGCAGAAAGTCATGGGCAGAGCGGGGACTCCAAAAGTGAGAAAAGGCCAAGCCTAGTAGATCGCCAGGCGTCCACTGTCGAGTACCTCCCTGGGATGCTCCATTCTAATTGCCCCAAAGGCCTTTTGCCCAAATTCTCCAGTTGGTCACTGGTTAAGCTGGGGCCTGCTAAGGCTTATAACTTCCACACAGGTTTAGATCAACAAGGCTTTATCCCGGGAACAAACTATTTAATGCCTTGGGACATTGTCATCAGGACGAGAACCGAAGATGAAGGAGACCTAGATACCAATTCCTGGCCTGCGCCTAACAAGGCTGTTCCCGGAAAAAGAAGTGCGGTTGTGATGGGAAGAGGAAGACGGAGAGATGACATAGCTCGGGCTTTTGTAGGATTTGAATATGAAGATGCACGTGGTAGGAGGTTCATGTGTTCAGGGCCCGATAAGGTCATGAAAGTGATGGGAGGGGGGCCGAAGGAATCTGCCATCAAAGCCCTCAATTCTGACATGCCGCTGTACATCCTGTCATCGACTCAGGGACGAGGACTCAAGCCACATTATGCTCAGTTCATGAGGCTTTTTGTGGTGGTTCCTGACGCTCCACTGCAGATCACGTTAACGCCTCAG gttCAGCCAGGGCCACCACCTTGTCCTGTATTTTATCCTGAGAAGCAGGAAATAACCCTTCCCTCTGATGGATTGTGGGTGCTTAGATTTCCTTATGCATACGTGACAGAACGTGGACCCTGCTTTCCTCCCAAAGAAAGCCAACAATTAATGAGTTACAAAGTTCTCCGAGGAATACTGAAAGCAATTACACAATAA
- the GDPD1 gene encoding lysophospholipase D GDPD1, producing MSATLYLLSTLGGYVFTSALLLKCPGLLHRPKRQHFRCRHISHRGGAGENLENTMAAFHHAVNIGTDMLELDCHLTKDEQVVVSHDENLKRSTGVDVNISDLKYSELPPYLCKLDVTFQKECHCEGKDNRIPLLKEVFEAFPQTPVNIDIKVNNNVLIKKVSELVSQYKREHLTVWGNVSYEVVSKCLKENADIPIIFCLQRVLLLLGLFYTGLLPFIPFKEEFLEIPMPSIILKLKEPQKITRSQKFIIWLADVLLMRKALFDHLTARGIQVYIWVLNEEQEYKRAFDLGATGVMTDYPTKLKEFLHNYPA from the exons ATGTCGGCGACGCTGTACCTGCTCTCCACGCTGGGCGGATACGTCTTCACCTCGGCGCTTCTCCTCAAGTGTCCGGGGCTGCTCCACCGGCCCAAGCGGCAGCATTTCCGCTGCCGGCACATCTCCCATCGCGGCG gTGCTGGAGAGAACCTGGAAAACACCATGGCAGCCTTTCACCA TGCTGTTAATATAGGAACAGACATGTTGGAGCTAGATTGTCACCTGACGAAAGATGAGCAAGTGGTTGTGTCCCATGATGAGAACCTGAAGAGATCAACAGGAGTTGATGTCAACATATCTGACCTCAAATACTCT gaactTCCACCATATCTCTGCAAGTTGGATGTCACATTTCAGAAAG AATGTCACTGTGAGGGAAAAGACAACCGTATTCCACTCTTGAAAGAGGTGTTTGAGGCGTTTCCACAAACTCCTGTCAACATTGACATCAAAGTGAACAACAATGTGTTGATCAAAAAG GTTTCAGAACTGGTCAGTCAGTATAAACGAGAGCATTTGACGGTATGGGGGAACGTCAGTTATGAGGTTGTATCAAAGTGTCTTAAGGAG AATGCTGACATTCCCATCATCTTCTGTTTGCAACGTGTCCTCCTGCTTCTTGGCCTGTTCTACACTGGTCTGCTGCCATTCATTCCTTTCAAGGAAGAGTTCTTGGAAATTCCCATGCCTTCAATCATTCTCAA GCTGAAAGAACCACAGAAGATTACAAGAAGCCAGAAATTTATTATCTGGCTAGCTGATGT gTTGCTAATGCGGAAAGCACTTTTTGACCACCTCACTGCTCGGGGCATTCAG GTGTATATTTGGGTACTGAATGAAGAACAAGAATACAAGAGGGCATTTGATCTGGGAGCAACCGGAGTGATGACAGACTATCCAACAAAACTTAAGGAGTTTTTACACAATTACCCAgcataa